A single genomic interval of Lewinellaceae bacterium harbors:
- a CDS encoding L-fucose isomerase → MKHQHHHLGPMPKVGIRPVIDARLGGIRESLESNTMGMAKTVAGLISSNLKYYNGQNVACVIADTTIGRVPEAQRCEEKFEREGVGLSITVTPCWCYGTETIDMHPTRPKAIWGFNGTERPGAVYLAAALAGHAQKGLPAFSIYGEDVQDSGDEKIPAEVRNYLLQFARAGLAVAMMRGRSYLSIGSVSMGIAGSAVNESFFQHYLGMRNEYVDMSEVNRRMQLNIFDPEEYETALQWTKSNCKEGKNYNPPERWKPRKQMDQEWEMSVKMTLICRDLMAGNPRLADLGFGEEALGHNAIAAGFQGQRQWTDYLPNGDFMEAMLNSSFDWNGMRTPYIMATENDSLNGVSMLFGYLLTNQAQMFSDVRTFWSPASVERATGYQLEGRAKDGIIHLINSGSSTLDGTGQQEAGGQPAMKPFWEISEKEAERCLGATDWPPAMYEYFRGGGYSSHFVTRGNMPVTMCRVNLVDGQGPVMQVAEGWTVDLPPEVHKTLDERTNPTWPTTWFVPKLTGHGPFRDVYSVMANWGANHGAFSYGHYGDELITLCSMLRIPVCMHNVEEHRLFRPKDWAAFGMNAEGADYRACKNYGPLY, encoded by the coding sequence ATGAAGCATCAACACCACCATTTAGGGCCGATGCCCAAAGTCGGCATCAGGCCTGTGATCGACGCCCGCCTGGGAGGGATCAGAGAATCTCTGGAAAGCAACACCATGGGGATGGCCAAGACGGTAGCTGGCCTGATCTCCTCCAACCTGAAATACTACAATGGGCAAAATGTAGCGTGTGTGATAGCCGATACGACGATTGGCCGGGTGCCGGAGGCCCAGCGGTGCGAGGAGAAGTTTGAAAGAGAAGGCGTCGGGCTTTCCATAACGGTTACGCCTTGTTGGTGCTACGGGACGGAAACCATCGATATGCACCCCACCCGCCCCAAAGCGATCTGGGGGTTCAATGGCACGGAAAGGCCAGGCGCCGTTTATCTGGCGGCTGCCCTGGCAGGGCATGCGCAGAAAGGGTTGCCTGCTTTCAGCATCTACGGCGAGGATGTACAGGACAGTGGCGATGAGAAGATACCTGCCGAAGTTCGGAATTACCTGCTCCAGTTCGCCAGAGCCGGGCTAGCCGTAGCCATGATGCGAGGAAGATCCTATCTTTCCATAGGTTCGGTTTCAATGGGCATTGCCGGTTCTGCCGTCAATGAAAGTTTTTTTCAGCATTACCTGGGCATGCGCAACGAATATGTGGACATGAGTGAAGTAAACCGGAGAATGCAGCTGAACATATTCGACCCGGAGGAGTATGAAACGGCCCTCCAATGGACGAAAAGCAATTGCAAGGAGGGAAAGAACTACAACCCGCCTGAGCGCTGGAAGCCCAGGAAACAAATGGACCAGGAATGGGAAATGTCAGTAAAGATGACCTTGATCTGCCGGGATCTGATGGCCGGCAACCCCAGGCTGGCGGATCTTGGATTCGGAGAAGAAGCCCTGGGGCACAACGCCATCGCCGCCGGTTTCCAGGGCCAGCGCCAGTGGACCGACTACCTGCCCAACGGCGATTTCATGGAGGCGATGCTCAATTCCTCCTTCGACTGGAATGGCATGCGCACTCCTTACATAATGGCCACCGAGAACGATTCCCTGAATGGCGTGTCTATGTTGTTCGGATATCTGCTGACCAACCAGGCCCAGATGTTCTCGGATGTGCGCACCTTCTGGAGCCCGGCCTCTGTGGAAAGGGCCACCGGGTATCAACTGGAGGGCAGGGCCAAAGACGGCATCATCCACCTGATCAACTCGGGGTCTTCTACGCTGGACGGCACCGGCCAACAAGAGGCCGGCGGCCAGCCGGCTATGAAACCATTCTGGGAAATATCGGAAAAGGAGGCCGAACGCTGCCTGGGCGCTACGGATTGGCCGCCGGCCATGTACGAGTACTTCCGCGGCGGCGGATACTCCTCGCATTTTGTAACCCGGGGCAATATGCCGGTGACCATGTGCAGGGTCAACCTGGTCGACGGCCAGGGGCCAGTGATGCAGGTGGCGGAAGGGTGGACGGTGGATCTTCCGCCGGAAGTTCATAAAACGCTGGATGAACGCACCAATCCGACCTGGCCGACCACCTGGTTCGTTCCCAAACTAACCGGCCACGGGCCCTTCCGCGACGTTTATTCCGTGATGGCCAATTGGGGCGCCAACCACGGGGCTTTCAGCTATGGCCATTACGGGGATGAACTCATTACCTTGTGTTCCATGCTCCGAATACCGGTGTGCATGCACAACGTGGAAGAGCACAGGCTCTTTCGCCCCAAAGACTGGGCCGCCTTCGGGATGAATGCCGAAGGGGCGGATTACCGGGCCTGCAAAAATTACGGCCCGCTTTACTGA
- a CDS encoding LacI family DNA-binding transcriptional regulator has protein sequence MKKRISLKDIADAVGVSVSLVSYVLNNKGKENRVSEETAKKIREVAKELNYQPNQIARSLKSKRSQSIGLIVADISNPFFSNMARTVEDEAHSQNYTVIFGSSDENSAKLKKVLDFLTTRQVDGFIIAPTEGCKETIAELSRQKIPFVLIDRYFEDLSTNYVIIDNFQASVDAVEHLLNRGHTRIGLVSYQSELIHFRNRIKGYKEALRKAGINSETKYIREVNYDSFEEEMKKAVRGLIFEDEVEAIFFCTNTLAIEGLKQIFSLGRKVPEEVDVVAFDQTIAYDFFRYTIPHVTQPIKEIGQEAVRILIDQINGETSGATQVCLRAKLEPHPADATKKG, from the coding sequence ATGAAAAAAAGAATCTCGCTAAAAGACATTGCAGATGCAGTAGGCGTGTCGGTCAGCCTTGTTTCTTATGTTTTGAATAACAAAGGGAAGGAAAACAGGGTGTCGGAGGAGACGGCGAAAAAGATCAGAGAAGTAGCTAAAGAGTTAAATTATCAACCCAACCAGATTGCGCGGAGCCTTAAGAGCAAGCGGTCGCAATCTATCGGGTTGATCGTTGCGGATATATCGAACCCGTTCTTTTCCAATATGGCCCGGACGGTGGAGGACGAAGCCCACTCCCAAAACTATACGGTTATTTTTGGATCGTCGGACGAGAATAGTGCAAAGCTCAAGAAAGTACTTGATTTTTTGACCACCAGGCAGGTCGATGGATTTATCATAGCCCCTACCGAAGGGTGCAAAGAGACCATAGCGGAACTCAGCAGGCAGAAAATCCCGTTTGTGCTGATTGACCGCTACTTTGAAGACCTTTCAACCAATTACGTGATCATCGACAATTTCCAGGCCTCGGTGGATGCGGTCGAACATTTATTGAACAGAGGGCATACCAGGATAGGCCTCGTTTCCTATCAGTCAGAACTCATACATTTCAGGAACCGGATAAAAGGGTATAAGGAGGCGTTGAGAAAAGCCGGCATCAATTCGGAAACGAAATACATAAGGGAAGTCAATTATGACTCCTTCGAGGAGGAAATGAAAAAAGCGGTCCGGGGGCTAATTTTTGAGGATGAGGTAGAGGCTATCTTTTTCTGTACCAACACCCTTGCCATTGAAGGGTTGAAACAAATTTTCAGCCTGGGCAGGAAAGTGCCGGAAGAGGTCGATGTTGTAGCATTTGACCAAACTATCGCCTATGATTTTTTCAGGTATACCATTCCGCACGTCACCCAACCCATAAAAGAAATAGGCCAGGAAGCGGTTAGAATATTAATCGATCAGATAAATGGAGAAACTTCCGGGGCAACGCAGGTTTGTTTGAGGGCAAAACTGGAGCCCCACCCGGCTGATGCAACGAAGAAAGGCTGA
- a CDS encoding sodium:solute symporter: MELAIRPLDIATVAIYLIGMLLIGAYFSRRNHTTEEYFVGNRAFSGWVIGLSMLGTIISSATFLALPAAAYVLDWRQLSINLVLPFIAIIAIVVFIPFFRQGKLTSAFEYLGNRYGVAPRIYGTCSFIAMQLIRMAQILFLVSLPIQFLTGAPIEMVIVGAGIFIAFYTIAGGIEAVIWTDVIQAMILILGGILCFVLMAIDLPGGVGQIIEIGRAQNKFSLGSFDWDLTERTFWTVAILGVVNWLMIYGGDQNMVQRYAAARSTREARKATALYSAIALPMWTLFFFVGTSLFAYYATFPDPHVAELEADQVLPYFILKEVPAGVAGIVISAVLAAAMSSLDSGINAISTVSVVDLMKPYLARGREDKYYLRSARWIAFAVTLLVILGAILFSRIEKESMNDVSLIVTSIFGGCLMGLFMLGFFTRRVDGTSATIAMALAILFNIYLGLGALGWLPPAATLGIHSYWVGATVNGFFIVLALLLSFFLPGEAKGLEGLTVWTMPRKAAKAEEEEVV, translated from the coding sequence ATGGAATTAGCAATACGGCCACTCGATATCGCTACCGTCGCTATTTATCTGATCGGGATGCTCCTGATCGGAGCTTATTTCAGCCGCCGGAATCATACTACGGAAGAATATTTCGTGGGCAACCGGGCGTTTTCCGGGTGGGTGATCGGCCTATCTATGCTGGGCACCATCATCAGTTCTGCTACTTTTCTGGCCTTGCCGGCGGCGGCCTATGTCCTGGACTGGCGGCAATTGAGCATCAACCTGGTATTGCCCTTTATCGCCATCATTGCCATTGTGGTTTTCATACCGTTTTTCCGGCAGGGAAAACTTACTTCGGCATTCGAATACCTGGGCAATCGTTACGGCGTGGCGCCCCGGATTTACGGCACCTGTAGTTTCATCGCGATGCAGTTGATACGGATGGCGCAGATTCTTTTTCTGGTTTCTTTGCCCATCCAGTTTCTGACGGGAGCTCCGATCGAGATGGTCATTGTCGGCGCGGGGATTTTTATCGCTTTTTACACCATTGCCGGCGGCATCGAGGCAGTGATATGGACTGACGTGATACAGGCCATGATCCTGATCCTGGGAGGCATTTTGTGTTTTGTGTTGATGGCCATTGACCTGCCGGGGGGCGTTGGGCAGATCATCGAGATCGGGAGAGCCCAGAATAAATTCAGCCTGGGCAGCTTTGACTGGGACCTGACCGAGCGAACCTTCTGGACAGTCGCTATTTTGGGAGTCGTCAACTGGTTGATGATCTACGGAGGAGACCAGAACATGGTTCAGCGCTACGCGGCGGCCCGCTCTACCCGGGAGGCCCGCAAAGCGACTGCTCTCTACTCGGCCATTGCACTGCCCATGTGGACCCTGTTCTTTTTTGTCGGCACATCCCTTTTTGCCTATTACGCCACTTTCCCCGACCCACATGTCGCCGAACTCGAAGCCGATCAGGTGTTGCCCTACTTCATCCTTAAGGAAGTGCCGGCAGGAGTAGCCGGCATCGTAATTTCGGCTGTGCTTGCCGCAGCGATGAGCAGCCTCGATTCCGGCATCAATGCCATCTCCACGGTCAGCGTGGTCGACCTGATGAAGCCCTATCTGGCCAGGGGCCGGGAAGATAAATATTATCTGCGGTCGGCGAGGTGGATCGCTTTTGCCGTCACCCTGCTCGTCATCCTGGGGGCTATCCTGTTCAGCCGTATTGAAAAGGAAAGCATGAACGATGTCAGCCTGATCGTCACCAGCATATTCGGCGGATGCCTGATGGGGCTGTTCATGCTCGGTTTTTTCACCCGCCGGGTAGATGGCACATCCGCCACGATAGCTATGGCATTGGCTATCCTATTCAACATTTACCTCGGCCTGGGGGCTTTGGGGTGGCTGCCTCCGGCCGCTACACTAGGCATACACAGCTATTGGGTAGGAGCCACGGTCAATGGTTTTTTCATCGTTCTCGCCCTCCTCCTCAGTTTTTTCTTGCCGGGAGAAGCTAAAGGGCTGGAAGGGTTAACCGTCTGGACGATGCCCCGAAAGGCAGCAAAGGCTGAAGAGGAGGAGGTTGTCTGA